One Gemmatimonadetes bacterium T265 genomic region harbors:
- a CDS encoding phage tail protein, which produces MGTAVRIDPYFNFNFLVEIDGIARAAFHEVSGFDSTVDVIEHREGGNNLTPYKLPGVTKYSNIVLKWGMTDDAQLYQWHRDVVRGTVRRRNGSIVLLDRGGQEVARWNFFNAWPSKWDGPDFNAEGNDVAIETLELAHEGVERA; this is translated from the coding sequence ATGGGCACCGCGGTCCGCATCGACCCGTACTTCAACTTCAACTTCCTCGTCGAGATCGACGGGATCGCGCGCGCCGCCTTCCACGAGGTGAGCGGCTTCGACTCGACGGTCGACGTGATCGAGCACCGCGAGGGCGGGAACAACCTCACGCCGTACAAGCTGCCGGGGGTCACGAAGTACAGCAACATCGTCCTCAAGTGGGGGATGACCGACGACGCGCAGCTCTACCAGTGGCACCGCGACGTCGTGCGCGGGACGGTCCGGCGCCGCAACGGCTCGATCGTCCTGCTCGACCGCGGCGGCCAGGAGGTCGCGCGCTGGAACTTCTTCAACGCGTGGCCCTCGAAGTGGGACGGGCCCGACTTCAACGCCGAGGGGAACGACGTGGCGATCGAGACGCTGGAGCTGGCCCACGAGGGGGTGGAGCGCGCATGA
- a CDS encoding peptidoglycan-binding protein: protein MALEKATITNTVTGQRVGVQFNPEEYSIAREVNYAQAAVPGLSAPLLQFAHGNMQTLEMELLVDTYEAHPGPGATAAGDDVRPVVRRITDLMNVDPTTHAPPVLLFTWGTLTFTCVLARATQRYIMFRPDGTPVRARVQVSFNEFRNGDLEAKEVKRETADYSKLYVVGQGETLSAIAGRVYDDPAAWRPIAVHNGIDDPRALAVGRRLLVPTLPFRDPETGEVTA, encoded by the coding sequence GTGGCGCTCGAAAAGGCGACGATCACCAACACGGTCACCGGCCAGCGCGTCGGCGTGCAGTTCAACCCCGAGGAGTACTCGATCGCGCGCGAGGTCAACTACGCGCAGGCCGCCGTGCCCGGGCTCAGCGCGCCCCTGCTCCAGTTCGCGCACGGCAACATGCAGACGCTCGAGATGGAGCTGCTCGTCGACACGTACGAGGCGCACCCGGGGCCGGGCGCGACCGCGGCGGGCGACGACGTGCGGCCCGTCGTGCGGCGGATCACCGACCTGATGAACGTCGACCCGACGACGCACGCGCCGCCGGTGCTCCTCTTCACCTGGGGGACGCTCACCTTCACCTGCGTGCTCGCGCGCGCGACGCAGCGCTACATCATGTTCCGCCCGGACGGGACGCCGGTGCGCGCGCGCGTGCAGGTCAGCTTCAACGAGTTCCGCAACGGCGACCTCGAGGCGAAGGAGGTCAAGCGCGAGACGGCCGACTACAGCAAGCTGTACGTGGTGGGGCAGGGCGAGACGCTGAGCGCGATCGCCGGGCGCGTCTACGACGACCCCGCCGCGTGGCGCCCGATCGCCGTGCACAACGGCATCGACGACCCGCGCGCGCTCGCCGTCGGCCGGCGCCTGCTGGTCCCCACGCTCCCCTTCCGCGACCCCGAGACCGGCGAGGTGACCGCGTGA